The following are encoded in a window of Haliaeetus albicilla chromosome 1, bHalAlb1.1, whole genome shotgun sequence genomic DNA:
- the PPP1R3B gene encoding protein phosphatase 1 regulatory subunit 3B isoform X2 translates to MAVDVAMQLYLCSSPLRREKCACRIAPKPSKPLRPCIQLRSKTTLNGPEEAANSFTHNKVKKRVSFADSRGFALTMVKVFSEFDDPLDIPFNITELIDNIVGLTTVERDSFVLDFVQPSVDYLDFRNRLQADCVCLENCMLKERSVVGTVKVRNLAFEKTVKIRMTFDTWKNFVDYPCQYVKDTYGGSDWDTFSFDISLPEGIQSHERVEFAISFECNGKVYWDSNKGTNYRIIRSELKSAQEAVHPPQGPEFGSAFDQFGSPRCSYGLFPEWPSYSGYEKLGPYY, encoded by the coding sequence ATGGCTGTGGATGTAGCAATGCAGCTATACCTATGCTCCTCACCCTTGCGGAGAGAGAAGTGTGCCTGCAGAATTGCTCCAAAGCCAAGCAAGCCGTTGCGGCCGTGCATCCAGCTGAGAAGCAAAACTACACTGAATGGACCAGAAGAGGCAGCAAACTCCTTCACACACAACAAAGTGAAGAAGAGGGTGTCGTTTGCAGATAGCAGAGGCTTTGCTTTGACGATGGTGAAGGTGTTCTCAGAGTTTGATGATCCACTAGATATTCCTTTCAACATCACTGAGCTGATAGACAACATTGTGGGCCTGACAACCGTGGAGAGGGACAGCTTTGTCCTGGATTTTGTTCAGCCCTCTGTGGACTACCTGGACTTCAGAAACCGCCTCCAGGCAGACTGTGTCTGCCTTGAAAACTGTATGCTAAAGGAGCGATCTGTTGTGGGAACAGTGAAGGTGAGGAACCTCGCTTTTGAAAAGACTGTGAAGATCAGGATGACGTTTGACACCTGGAAAAACTTTGTAGATTACCCATGCCAGTATGTCAAGGATACGTATGGAGGGTCAGATTGGGACACATTTTCCTTTGACATCAGCTTGCCTGAGGGAATTCAATCCCATGAAAGAGTAGAGTTTGCCATCTCCTTTGAGTGCAATGGGAAGGTGTACTGGGACAGCAACAAGGGCACAAATTACAGGATCATACGGTCAGAACTGAAGTCTGCCCAAGAAGCTGTCCACCCCCCACAGGGCCCTGAGTTTGGCAGTGCCTTTGACCAGTTTGGGAGCCCTCGGTGCTCCTACGGCCTCTTTCCTGAGTGGCCCAGCTATTCGGGCTATGAGAAGCTAGGGCCTTACTATTGA
- the PPP1R3B gene encoding protein phosphatase 1 regulatory subunit 3B isoform X1 has translation MHCTRVLDYFPHKQAMAVDVAMQLYLCSSPLRREKCACRIAPKPSKPLRPCIQLRSKTTLNGPEEAANSFTHNKVKKRVSFADSRGFALTMVKVFSEFDDPLDIPFNITELIDNIVGLTTVERDSFVLDFVQPSVDYLDFRNRLQADCVCLENCMLKERSVVGTVKVRNLAFEKTVKIRMTFDTWKNFVDYPCQYVKDTYGGSDWDTFSFDISLPEGIQSHERVEFAISFECNGKVYWDSNKGTNYRIIRSELKSAQEAVHPPQGPEFGSAFDQFGSPRCSYGLFPEWPSYSGYEKLGPYY, from the exons ATGCACTGCACCAG AGTATTAGACTATTTTCCTCACAAACAAGCAATGGCTGTGGATGTAGCAATGCAGCTATACCTATGCTCCTCACCCTTGCGGAGAGAGAAGTGTGCCTGCAGAATTGCTCCAAAGCCAAGCAAGCCGTTGCGGCCGTGCATCCAGCTGAGAAGCAAAACTACACTGAATGGACCAGAAGAGGCAGCAAACTCCTTCACACACAACAAAGTGAAGAAGAGGGTGTCGTTTGCAGATAGCAGAGGCTTTGCTTTGACGATGGTGAAGGTGTTCTCAGAGTTTGATGATCCACTAGATATTCCTTTCAACATCACTGAGCTGATAGACAACATTGTGGGCCTGACAACCGTGGAGAGGGACAGCTTTGTCCTGGATTTTGTTCAGCCCTCTGTGGACTACCTGGACTTCAGAAACCGCCTCCAGGCAGACTGTGTCTGCCTTGAAAACTGTATGCTAAAGGAGCGATCTGTTGTGGGAACAGTGAAGGTGAGGAACCTCGCTTTTGAAAAGACTGTGAAGATCAGGATGACGTTTGACACCTGGAAAAACTTTGTAGATTACCCATGCCAGTATGTCAAGGATACGTATGGAGGGTCAGATTGGGACACATTTTCCTTTGACATCAGCTTGCCTGAGGGAATTCAATCCCATGAAAGAGTAGAGTTTGCCATCTCCTTTGAGTGCAATGGGAAGGTGTACTGGGACAGCAACAAGGGCACAAATTACAGGATCATACGGTCAGAACTGAAGTCTGCCCAAGAAGCTGTCCACCCCCCACAGGGCCCTGAGTTTGGCAGTGCCTTTGACCAGTTTGGGAGCCCTCGGTGCTCCTACGGCCTCTTTCCTGAGTGGCCCAGCTATTCGGGCTATGAGAAGCTAGGGCCTTACTATTGA